The Plasmodium falciparum 3D7 genome assembly, chromosome: 12 genome contains the following window.
atatatatatagtattatatagttatattttactatttatatttataagtatattatctttttattttttttatgaatatattttacatgatcatttatataaatcttttatatatatcatcttttttttaatatatgcataaataaaaataaaaaaaaaatccgtTGTAATTATTATAGATTCATTtacaagaaataaaaattataaatataatataaaataatataacataatataaaataatataatataataatttaatattatgaatcatacaaaaatgatatataatataaaaaaataatatacattaagTATAcctttataaaataagaacattatatattttttttatagaagaacaattttatatctttaaaaaagaaaaaaatgaagataacAACAGAagaaatgaagaagaaaaagaagaaagatCATGTGAacataaagaaaaaagatctttttaaaaaaaagaaaaagaaaaaaatgaagaataatATGGAACATGAGAAGAaggaaaagaataaaaagttTTCTAATGgtgtatttaaaaaagaaaatagaagaaaagataatgataaaaagaagaagaaaaataaaaacattaaaagttataataatgataattataataaaggtgatgataataataatcatagtaAAAGGAAACAATTTCATAAATCAAAATACAATAATGTGGATGGAAATAATGAATTCAATTcttatgaagaaaaagatgatgatgaaaattctacctacatttataataatgaaagtgataatataattgataatgaagaaaatataaataatgatgatgatgatgataaaaagatATTAACAACTGATATagaaataacaaataataataaaatggattatgttaaatatataaatatgattaaaaatgagaaaaaagtaaatgatgaagaagatattaatgaaaataatatattaaataaaattaataacgaCCATAAAGATTCTCAttcaaataatgatatatataaaattgtatTACTTTTTTCTCCACTAGCTTTAActagtataaaaaataaacaaaaaacatGTATAATTAATGCAGATGATCATATGAATATGTTTATGAATAAATTAGAAAATCTTGAAAATGCAataaaatttgaaaaaaaagaaaaggaaaaaagaaaactagaacaaataattcaaagtgttaaaaataaattggaGAATATAAGATTAGACATTTTGTTCTttacattattatctttaagAGATagtattttaaataaaaaaggaaaattacaaatatatatatatacagttAATGGTTCCTTCATATTTGTTTCTCCATTATTTCGTGTTCCAAGGAATTTTactctttttaaaaaagtcaTGTTGAATTTGTTAAAAAGAGGGGTAGTATATGATGACCAAAAAAATGtacttttaaaaattatatttaatgatatTACATCATATGTAGAAGACGCCGTGTAagttaaaaattaatacataaataaatacatacatatatatatatatatatatatatatatatatatatatatagattaaattataaagaatattaatatattataatttccgATACTTgtaattttctatatatttttcacacttttaatatttttcatattatttatatatttttattttatatatatatatatatttttttttttttttttttttttttttttaggtgCATTGCTATATCAAATAAAGGATTCCCTACAGATGTAAAAAAGTTAACTGATAAAATCAAGCAAacgaaaaataattatttttttttcatatcattATCAAATTCACATGATGTAACAAAATTTATGGATATcataaagaaagaaaaaacaaaaacttTTTCTTATGATTATCTTGTTAGGCTGTCGGATTTGCAGTTATCGGCAGTTGCTTTAACTTCAAAATTaacacattttttaaattaaaaaaaataagaagaaatagaatacatataaaatatatgaatgcataaaaaaatatacacatatatatatatatatatttaatatatatatataaattttttttttttttttttgtctaatatttttccatttaattctcatttttatcttattcgtaatttttttttatatcatcaaacAGGGTTATATGCCTATTCCCATGAActacaaaaaacaaaatatatataatgatatatataaaaatatatatgagatatgaatattataagatATGGTGTAtgcatttttgttttttaattattacgTCCAAGGAGTTTATCAATTTCTGCATCCAattcctttttaattttgtgaGAAGGGTCATCATAAAAAAcctaaaaatattataaacacatagaaatatatatatatatatatatatagacttttttttatttcgtttcgtttaatttttttaccgcatcattattttgtatgGTCCCCAATAAAAAGTGATGAACAACTTTGTGATGTACATCAAGTggtaaatttataaattttgaagaaagcatattattaaaatttgttTTCTCATCATATATTTGTTTCGAGAAATACGATATATCCATTTCTTTCActcctaaaaaaaaaagaatttcaattcataaattttttatacatatggtATAAggtgataatattaatgtatatatataaaaaaatatggctagtatatatattattaatttatatattttcttttattatttatatttgtttgcTTATAATTTTCGCAAAGACAAAATTTTCTcttgttaataataatacatattttatttatatatccttATACAATTCATCACCTAAGAATTTATTTGTAGCATCATCCTTCTGTGTAGATTTTATGTTAGTCCTTGATTTTTCTTTagtcatatttttttcttgagCGAATTGATCGTTAGACTTCATTGCAGCATGGTTTtctacagaaaaaaaaataaaagaataaaaaataaaaaataaaaaataaaaaataaaaaaataattcaatataatatatatatatatatatatatatcaagtATTAACTTAATCTCTTttagaaaagaagaaaaaaaaaattacttcGAGCTTTATCCAGATTTCCTcgtaaaatattaatttttttggtcaattcatttatttgattatttAACTTCGACAATGTATATGTATCATTtacatttgttttttttttgtcgaAATTCAATTTATCAATTTCTCTCTGTATAGAACAAATTTCCCTTTGTACTGTAATACGAGTTATTGGCAAATTATctatacttttattatttgtataaatttCGTAAAAACTTTTTTGTTTCTTCTTTTCGAAAAGGTCTTGTAACTGCTTCTCTGTATAACGAAAATTTTTTAggtcttcatttttttcttttaaaaatagaTGGAACGTTTTTAATACGTCTAAATctatagaaaataattttatatgattatattcgTCTATTGTAAATTTTTGATcacttatattattcatatcacaaatatatgtttcataatattcatttgattttatttcatccattgatatttttttattttgatacataatatttttgatttttttaaaaaatttagaaTGTGCTAAATTTTCTAAATGTGCTACTTCAAATTTAATATTAGTATTACGATCTGTAGAAAAATATGGTTCTGATTTTATTACATTagttatgaaaaatattttttttttattttcatttgctgtatcaattttttttttattatttgtattttgtaCATCCTGATTAGTAACTTTATTTAACTTGGAGATatctataatttttatcatatgacCAATAACATGATAAGAAAAATGTACATGTTCACACATATCAAGAAGAAacgttttttttaattggaaatatgtaataatatcatatgtcatataattatatatatccatttttattttcttttcttctttatataaatgtattaatcTTTCAGGTGTTTGGGGTAATTCAAGTTCCTtatctttattaattttttcattcttttcaAAAATATCGGTAATAACATTTTTCCCGTCTTCTTTATTCTTATGAACACTATCAACGATATgtaaatcttttttttttttttttttttctttttcaattaaaattttgtttAAACCTTTTCCAGTTTTATTCTTAGTATTATCTAAATGACTCTCTTCAGAAATTACTTTTAactgtatttttttttcctttttattataatgtacATCACTACTTTTTTCATGTTCATAAGATGAAGTACTATGATAATCATCCATAGAATCATCTGAATAATCTTCACGGTGCTTTTTCGTTTTTATAGAAACATtagttttatttgttttatttgttttatcatttttattttttttacttgtTTTGTCTGTTTGATTTGTGTCTCCCTTCTTATATTTActtttcttcttatttttataagaagAGTCTGTATAAGAATCATCTGTCACACTTACATGATCAATTATatcagttttttttttttcatcctcATGGttcttttcatcatcatcttctaatatttttatttttccttttttatatttcacgTACGAAATGGaatctatattatatgattcaTTATctcctttaatttttttactttgttctttttttttattattactttttttccGGTCCTCATCACTTTGATATGTATTATCATATtgatcatcatcatttttatcatttttatcattttcttcttcttcatcactttcatataatttcttttttaacttcaattttttattatttaattttccttttcttttattactAGTTTCAATACTTTTATTTGTATCATCATGAATATTCCCTTTGGACTTTTCATcaatatgtaaattttttaataacatacGTCTatgttttttcttcatatattcTTCATGGCGTTTAGCTAATATGAGTTCTCTTTCATATTCCGGTAAATCATCAAGTTCACTTGTATAGTTTTCCTCGTCATATTCTTCTAATGATTCGTccatattgtttttttcatctttcttcattttatatttattatcaagataaaattattataaaaatataaataaaaaatataaaatataaatataaataaaaataaaaatgtatatatcaaTGTgacaatataattattataagtatatacatatacatatatatatatatatatatatatatatatatatatatatatatatatatatatatgtatatatttttatatccttCCTcaatttttgtaaaaatattttattatatggtgggataaaaaaacaaaaaaaaaaaaaaaaaaaaaaaaaaaggaagcgAAAGGAGAGCAAAAAGGCAACAATTTATTGAAAAtccatttttaattatttgttatatttatattgtatgttgcttcatttttttttttttttgaataattcCCCATTTTAAGattataaaaaggaaaaaaagattacattatattttaaaatatattataatgatatattaattaatatataaataaaatatagatataagtagaagataatataatatatatatatatatatatattatatatatatattatatatatatattttatatatatattttatatatatgggcattatataattatagaaaaaataaatatatatttttattttttatataatcatttttaaggatcataatatattataatttatatattaattaaaaaaaaggatgctataaagattatttatattattatatttatttattattttttgttattaaagtaaaacaaataaatatacataataatatacttatatattccaaataagtattcttttaaaattattattatactttatttatttttttttataaatatattaataaaaattaataatcaCGTGTGTATAAAATGttgtaatatattcatttttatgcttatataatatgtttttaaaaaagtttAAAATATTGAAAGCTACTTCttatgtttaatatatatatgtgaatattatatatttaattttatgtatattttataaaaattccacatatatatattattttttccccATTTAAAAAGAGAATAAGATGACATAtgataaaagaattataaataacGTCATATAACTTTATTGGGGCATTAAAAAGGgcgataaaaatgaaataaataaggaaaataaaaaatatacacaaaaaaaaaaatatatatatatatatattttttttttatttatttatttatatatatttatttatttttgtcatTGTGActataaaataacaatatgaTTACCAAGttaagaataatatttaattattttatgagTTTTTAATACCGTTTtgaatatatgaacaaattCGTTACATTcgtcatttttatatgaaacgCTATTATgcgtattattattatgattatcattTGTTATGGTATCTtttaagaattttttttttatgttagttaataaataattatatctaTTATTCCATAATTCTTCTTCATTATGTTTTTCAATATCTgttttttctaaaatattatattcttttgttTGTTCTTCATTTCCCATTTTACATAATTGAATAAATTCTTCTgcattttcatataaatttaattgaGACGTTTCAcgtttttttaatttgtcttggtcatttattttattatctattTCTTTATGATCATAATTATCTTCAATATGATATATTCCATTATGATTATGTATATCAAAAAAACTTTGCATTTTTTCATTACTTGTTAATATGGACAATTGAGATATTTGTAATCTCTTCTGTAAAATGTTGTTGGATGTATTGAGTGGTAACATTAAAGAGAGTATCATTAatgatttaattaaaaatggaTAATTCTttggatatattaaatgaattcTTTGTTTTGAAAATACTGGTGATtcaaataagaaaataaaattatcaaGTTGATGAAAGAAATCTGAATTAACATCCAATAAGGTTAAATAagatgatatataataagctAGTTCATATTTCTGTAaccataataaaaatgatatagcTGATAAAGGATTATGAAACCAtgctattaatataattgagaatatattataatattttttaagaaataatacATTTCTTAAATATTTGGTTTCATCAGATGTTAATAAAACCCAATTTAAAACTTGTACAAATTTATTTACAaatgtaaaattattttcttttataagtaaataacataaatatgcataaaactttttattatttaaacatCGAGATATATGTTGAACTATAACTTTCCctttatgtattaataagttctcatcatttttaaatatgtttattaaatttaaactTATTTTctcataaaaatgaaatttatTATCAACTGTCCCACACATAGCTGATAATACGGTAAGTGATAATAACAAtactttattatcatcattttttaaacatttaaaaatacatataataatttcatcataataagtttttatttcattacttttatatattaatatttcaaTTAACCATTGTAAACACGTAATAACCggatatatattccttttttctaaattatcataaaatatattatcatcatcatcatcgtcgtcatcgtcatcatcattataataatcatcatcttcattatcattatcatcatcatcattattattattattattaatattatttccttttttttttataattttatttatataatatgcttCACTTTTACTTACATCTCCCATTAAgagttttttttcttttaattcgtTTATTAACTTCTGatgattataaataattttacagttgtaattttcttcttttgatAATTGTGTATTTAAGGGTTTACTTTTCCCCTCATAGGAataattatcttttttataaaacaaattatatgattCAAAGCTTAACGACTCGCTAGCATTATCATTGTTGTTGTTTAGgctattattaaaattgttattatgattattatgataatttttgtcatcatcatctttaATATTGTCATTAATATTGTTCAtgtctttattattattgtcgtTAATATTGTTCATGTCATTAATATTGTTCAtgtctttattattattgtcattaaTACTGTTCAtgtctttattattattatatttaatattgttaATGTCTTTATgtttatccttttttttattattatcattaataatttctttattatttcctttaTTATAAGATCCAATTTGATCTCtcatattttctatttttccTGTGTCATTCATTTGTATAAAATCTTCATCTTCTGCTGTAACATTATTAAAACAATTTACATTTAACAAAGAATCTTCTTCTACATCGTTTTCATCGTTATGAAATAAAGAATTGTTTACCTTTCTCTCATTTcctatatttgtaatataactttcatcatctttatatatagaataatcattttcattatccTCATCATGtttactttttataatactACTTTCGTTTCGTCCTTTGTTAGATATATTCTCATGTTTATTAACAAGATTATTCAATTTGTTATCTTCTTGATCAagcattttattattttcctcaACATTCATCTCATTATTATACCCCTCAGAAGGATTTACACCATTTGGCAAATTGTTTCGTTGATCATACATTAAATccttgtataatttttttcttcttgagaaatatttcttttgataatttttataatttgtacTATCCTTACTTGCACTTACAACTAATTCGCTCTTTTCtatttttgtattaataattaaacaaaccaattttgttattaaaGGTGCAGATTCcaaatatgtaaattttaCATAACTTATTAACAACTCATTACATTTTCGTGCTGTATAATGTATATCAAAACATACATCTGATGTAGAcgctataatttttttcaaaagttctattaaaaatgtgttatttttttttggtgatgaatcaaatatattataaaaatgaatatttaaaatattaataaaatgatatatccATAATAAACTTTTATGTTTAATTACAGTATTTTTGTGTCCACAAAATTCTAAAATCACATATGCTATATGCTTAAAAAACGTTCTGCATTGTTCATAATTGGATGTTACaattttatctatatatatatctaaacATTGATTAGCTTGTTTTtgaatatctttattttcatcagATAACATTAGGAAAAGatctttaataaaaaaatggaaatattcaaatatattaatagtaggaatattttgtaaaaaaaataaccaaGATATAATAAGTTGACGAACATTTgtattttcaatatatattttgtcttttaataaatatataattttataaatataaaaaatattattataagaacaaactaaatcttttattaaattatctaAATATATTCCTCCACTTTTTACATTTGGACAAGTATCTGAAAAAATTCGATAGAGACAATCAAAAATATCTtctatattatgaaaaatatatttcctaGAAACTttacataaattatataaacttTCACAAACATAATATCTAACTTTAGAATCTGCATCATTAATacatgatataataatacgtAAAATTTCcgtaaaataatattgtattttttcatCAAGACTTATAGATATAAATGCCAAAGATATTAAACCTCCACATCGTTCTGAACTACTTACACTttgaataaatttattatctaaaaaatttataatatttataactttttgactttgatattttttattaaaattatctaaatatatatcattatcatataatatagtattcaacgttttttttcttttttctttatttatatctacaGACGAAACACTATTTTTATTacgaatataataattattattattattatcaatagGTTTCGTTAGTTCTATATCTAAATCACAATTTTCTTTACATTtatctaataataatttttttattatttctgatcctaaaatatatttttcttcattcatatgttgatataataaatttgatttttcattttctaaatttcttttctttctttttttatctttctcATCAACACTATCGTCTGAATCGTTGTATCGTTTGACATTTACGTCTTCATAATTctcttcatcttcatcatcatcgtcatcgtcatcgtcatcatcatcatgagcattgtttttattattatgatcatcatcaccattatattcttttcc
Protein-coding sequences here:
- a CDS encoding small subunit rRNA processing factor, putative; amino-acid sequence: MKITTEEMKKKKKKDHVNIKKKDLFKKKKKKKMKNNMEHEKKEKNKKFSNGVFKKENRRKDNDKKKKKNKNIKSYNNDNYNKGDDNNNHSKRKQFHKSKYNNVDGNNEFNSYEEKDDDENSTYIYNNESDNIIDNEENINNDDDDDKKILTTDIEITNNNKMDYVKYINMIKNEKKVNDEEDINENNILNKINNDHKDSHSNNDIYKIVLLFSPLALTSIKNKQKTCIINADDHMNMFMNKLENLENAIKFEKKEKEKRKLEQIIQSVKNKLENIRLDILFFTLLSLRDSILNKKGKLQIYIYTVNGSFIFVSPLFRVPRNFTLFKKVMLNLLKRGVVYDDQKNVLLKIIFNDITSYVEDAVCIAISNKGFPTDVKKLTDKIKQTKNNYFFFISLSNSHDVTKFMDIIKKEKTKTFSYDYLVRLSDLQLSAVALTSKLTHFLN
- a CDS encoding VAC14 domain-containing protein, putative, with product MFLNLIKGLEKNEDKENVVNINIQKLLGDKTYEKRKKGAQELAELVKIILLKEENDEKKHIDKLLDEHKNNEDAGDFNITKKFSDMEVNKISNNLLKADEDDELNNSEYYFKTYNDEKLKKKKNVSDDIETDDDNNKGYTIINDEKGRKMNEEYDSKNNIDGDKKSQDKAYIKDTKEYEKINKYKQNNTKKESVRNSNIMIDTKEINNSHIYGHGQEDGKEYNGDDDHNNKNNAHDDDDDDDDDDDEDEENYEDVNVKRYNDSDDSVDEKDKKRKKRNLENEKSNLLYQHMNEEKYILGSEIIKKLLLDKCKENCDLDIELTKPIDNNNNNYYIRNKNSVSSVDINKEKRKKTLNTILYDNDIYLDNFNKKYQSQKVINIINFLDNKFIQSVSSSERCGGLISLAFISISLDEKIQYYFTEILRIIISCINDADSKVRYYVCESLYNLCKVSRKYIFHNIEDIFDCLYRIFSDTCPNVKSGGIYLDNLIKDLVCSYNNIFYIYKIIYLLKDKIYIENTNVRQLIISWLFFLQNIPTINIFEYFHFFIKDLFLMLSDENKDIQKQANQCLDIYIDKIVTSNYEQCRTFFKHIAYVILEFCGHKNTVIKHKSLLWIYHFINILNIHFYNIFDSSPKKNNTFLIELLKKIIASTSDVCFDIHYTARKCNELLISYVKFTYLESAPLITKLVCLIINTKIEKSELVVSASKDSTNYKNYQKKYFSRRKKLYKDLMYDQRNNLPNGVNPSEGYNNEMNVEENNKMLDQEDNKLNNLVNKHENISNKGRNESSIIKSKHDEDNENDYSIYKDDESYITNIGNERKVNNSLFHNDENDVEEDSLLNVNCFNNVTAEDEDFIQMNDTGKIENMRDQIGSYNKGNNKEIINDNNKKKDKHKDINNIKYNNNKDMNSINDNNNKDMNNINDMNNINDNNNKDMNNINDNIKDDDDKNYHNNHNNNFNNSLNNNNDNASESLSFESYNLFYKKDNYSYEGKSKPLNTQLSKEENYNCKIIYNHQKLINELKEKKLLMGDVSKSEAYYINKIIKKKGNNINNNNNNDDDDNDNEDDDYYNDDDDDDDDDDDNIFYDNLEKRNIYPVITCLQWLIEILIYKSNEIKTYYDEIIICIFKCLKNDDNKVLLLSLTVLSAMCGTVDNKFHFYEKISLNLINIFKNDENLLIHKGKVIVQHISRCLNNKKFYAYLCYLLIKENNFTFVNKFVQVLNWVLLTSDETKYLRNVLFLKKYYNIFSIILIAWFHNPLSAISFLLWLQKYELAYYISSYLTLLDVNSDFFHQLDNFIFLFESPVFSKQRIHLIYPKNYPFLIKSLMILSLMLPLNTSNNILQKRLQISQLSILTSNEKMQSFFDIHNHNGIYHIEDNYDHKEIDNKINDQDKLKKRETSQLNLYENAEEFIQLCKMGNEEQTKEYNILEKTDIEKHNEEELWNNRYNYLLTNIKKKFLKDTITNDNHNNNTHNSVSYKNDECNEFVHIFKTVLKTHKIIKYYS